The following proteins come from a genomic window of Mariniflexile sp. TRM1-10:
- a CDS encoding cytochrome c3 family protein encodes MIKVSPLRKRQFIGGITGLTIGGLLFIFLSLESSEAYISLGPMNSGHADVSCIACHADAKGNLMQQMQSNIEHAVGMRKNGADFGTSDVTTDNCLSCHDRPNDRHPTHRFTEPRFSDAIKQIDATTCITCHTEHKGERITIASVSMNYCMNCHQDLEVEDDPLDVSHKTLIANEQWFTCIECHDFHGNHTYEVPIRLKDTIPMKLIKAYLKGGADPYGNDKKYIGLTQLEWVKKMNNK; translated from the coding sequence ATGATTAAAGTAAGTCCATTAAGAAAGAGGCAATTTATTGGTGGAATTACAGGTCTAACTATAGGAGGCCTTCTGTTTATATTTCTAAGCTTAGAATCTTCTGAAGCATATATTTCCTTAGGCCCAATGAATTCTGGTCATGCAGATGTTTCGTGCATAGCATGTCATGCAGATGCGAAAGGAAATCTGATGCAACAAATGCAATCCAATATAGAGCATGCTGTTGGTATGCGCAAGAATGGTGCTGATTTTGGAACCAGTGATGTAACAACTGATAACTGTTTGAGTTGTCATGATAGACCTAACGACAGACATCCAACACATCGATTTACAGAACCTCGATTTAGCGATGCTATCAAACAAATAGATGCTACAACATGCATTACGTGCCATACCGAACATAAAGGCGAACGCATAACTATAGCTTCGGTAAGCATGAACTATTGTATGAACTGTCATCAAGATTTAGAAGTTGAAGATGATCCTTTAGACGTCTCACATAAAACACTTATTGCCAATGAACAATGGTTTACCTGTATTGAATGCCATGATTTTCATGGAAACCATACCTATGAAGTGCCCATTAGGCTAAAAGATACCATTCCTATGAAGCTAATTAAAGCTTATTTAAAAGGAGGTGCCGACCCTTACGGTAATGACAAAAAATATATTGGATTAACACAATTGGAGTGGGTAAAAAAAATGAATAACAAATAA
- a CDS encoding ferredoxin--NADP reductase, whose product MKLVVKDIKRETNDAVSIFFKNGNFFNKVRYKPGQFLTLHVPIDNKIEKRSYSFSSNPYTDKDLKITVKQVDKGLVSNFICQNLKIGDALEIDKPQGSFYVEPKKNEEKQYVLFAGGSGITPVFSIIKSVLTNEPKSKVLLIYANKDKTSIIFHQEIVALKEAYPNTFNVEHILADNKEPHENYHEGLATNDLYVKILYKHHINFENNVYMICGPFGFMEKTKEILINNHVKPNEIIVEVFKKPKVKVSGKDFVSNVEIIFQGKTHQIQVPGDKSILRVAMASNIALPYSCRSGVCSTCKAVCVSGDIEMTEGHFLSQSEVDKGSILTCISYPKSEKITINL is encoded by the coding sequence ATGAAGTTAGTTGTAAAAGATATAAAAAGAGAAACTAATGATGCCGTTAGTATCTTTTTTAAAAATGGTAATTTCTTTAATAAAGTTAGATACAAACCAGGTCAGTTTTTAACCCTGCATGTTCCCATAGATAATAAAATAGAAAAACGATCCTACTCCTTTAGCAGCAACCCTTACACCGATAAGGATTTAAAAATAACCGTTAAGCAAGTTGACAAAGGTTTGGTTTCAAATTTTATATGCCAAAATTTAAAAATTGGTGATGCGCTGGAAATTGATAAGCCACAAGGAAGCTTTTATGTAGAGCCTAAAAAAAATGAAGAAAAACAATATGTTCTTTTTGCTGGTGGAAGTGGGATAACGCCTGTATTCTCTATAATTAAATCCGTTCTCACAAACGAACCTAAATCCAAGGTTTTACTTATCTATGCCAATAAGGATAAAACGTCCATTATTTTTCATCAAGAAATAGTAGCTTTAAAAGAAGCTTATCCCAACACATTTAATGTAGAGCATATTTTGGCTGATAATAAAGAACCTCATGAAAACTACCATGAAGGATTAGCTACTAATGACTTATATGTTAAAATCTTATATAAACACCATATTAATTTTGAAAATAATGTTTACATGATTTGTGGCCCTTTCGGATTCATGGAGAAAACAAAGGAAATACTAATCAATAACCATGTGAAACCTAATGAAATAATTGTTGAAGTATTTAAAAAGCCTAAAGTTAAAGTCTCAGGAAAAGATTTTGTTAGTAATGTAGAGATCATTTTTCAAGGCAAAACACATCAGATACAAGTGCCAGGAGACAAATCCATACTAAGGGTAGCCATGGCAAGCAATATTGCTTTGCCATACTCTTGTAGGTCTGGGGTTTGTTCAACTTGTAAAGCGGTTTGCGTTTCTGGCGACATTGAAATGACCGAAGGACACTTTTTATCACAGTCTGAAGTTGACAAAGGAAGCATCCTTACTTGTATCAGCTATCCAAAAAGCGAAAAAATCACTATCAATCTATAA